One Osmerus eperlanus chromosome 23, fOsmEpe2.1, whole genome shotgun sequence DNA segment encodes these proteins:
- the LOC134009918 gene encoding E3 ubiquitin-protein ligase TRIM47-like isoform X1 — MIKPPAKLEPIQDVPQRSKAARVNISCATARALTPSRPPAVMSDGGPLPCCICLNAFTSPVSIPCGHRFCLACIGEYWRLHPVCQCPLCKAIFPTRPQLSPVHTTQGDATRPGASASGSPPPRPGEVPCDVCAGRRRAAVKSCLVCLECYCEAHLDPHYRDAALWRHQLVSVWKDLEEAVCRVHGRRLDRFCRSDQTCVCAMCAREDHRGHRVVSVAKEAVGKKVNLKRSMSRVHQVIQEHQKKVEEIKQSLEDASRGGQVARRQGEGLVKDLEQEVAELQRRSTELEQLSHTEDPLHLLQRFPSFSSPPHVKDWSLSIKSLFQDLREKLEIS, encoded by the exons ATGATAAAACCGCCAGCCAAACTTGAACCCATTCAGGATGTTCCTCAAAGATCAAAGGCTGCTCGCGTCAATATAAGTTGCGCAACGGCCCGCGCTTTAACCCCATCTCGTCCTCCAGCAGTCATGTCTGACGGTGGGCCACTTCCATGCTGCATCTGCCTGAACGCGTTCACGAGCCCGGTGTCCATCCCCTGCGGTCACCGCTTCTGCCTGGCCTGCATCGGAGAGTACTGGAGGCTCCACCCAGTGTGTCAGTGCCCCCTCTGCAAGGCCATCTTCCCCACCAGACCCCAACTCTCCCCGGTGCACACGACCCAGGGAGACGCCACCCGACCTGGGGCCTCGGCGTCCGGCTCGCCCCCCCCGAGGCCCGGAGAGGTGCCGTGTGACGTCTGCGCGGGGAGACGTCGAGCGGCCGTCAAGTCCTGCTTGGTGTGCCTGGAGTGTTACTGCGAGGCCCACCTGGATCCTCACTACCGGGATGCCGCTCTCTGGCGCCACCAGCTGGTGTCGGTGTGgaaggacctggaggaggccgTGTGCAGGGTGCACGGCAGGAGGCTGGACCGCTTCTGTCGGAGCGATCAGACCTGCGTCTGTGCCATGTGCGCTCGGGAAGACCACAGGGGGCATCGGGTGGTGTCCGTCGCCAAGGAAGCCGTGGGGAAAAAG gtaaATCTCAAGAGATCCATGTCGAGGGTTCATCAGGTGATCCAGGAGCACcagaagaaggtggaggagatcaAGCAGTCCCTGGAGGACGccagcaggggggggcaggtggccAGGAGACAGGGCGAGGGACTCGTCAAAGACCTGGAGCAGGAGGTCGCAGAGCTTCAGAGGAGAAGCACTGAACTggagcagctctcacacactgaggaccCCCTCCACCTTCTACAG AGATTTCCGTCgttttcctctcctccgcaCGTCAAGGACTGGTCTCTCTCCATCAAGTCTCTGTTTCAAGACCTGCGGGAGAAGCTAGAGATATCCTGA
- the LOC134009918 gene encoding E3 ubiquitin-protein ligase TRIM47-like isoform X2, protein MSDGGPLPCCICLNAFTSPVSIPCGHRFCLACIGEYWRLHPVCQCPLCKAIFPTRPQLSPVHTTQGDATRPGASASGSPPPRPGEVPCDVCAGRRRAAVKSCLVCLECYCEAHLDPHYRDAALWRHQLVSVWKDLEEAVCRVHGRRLDRFCRSDQTCVCAMCAREDHRGHRVVSVAKEAVGKKVNLKRSMSRVHQVIQEHQKKVEEIKQSLEDASRGGQVARRQGEGLVKDLEQEVAELQRRSTELEQLSHTEDPLHLLQRFPSFSSPPHVKDWSLSIKSLFQDLREKLEIS, encoded by the exons ATGTCTGACGGTGGGCCACTTCCATGCTGCATCTGCCTGAACGCGTTCACGAGCCCGGTGTCCATCCCCTGCGGTCACCGCTTCTGCCTGGCCTGCATCGGAGAGTACTGGAGGCTCCACCCAGTGTGTCAGTGCCCCCTCTGCAAGGCCATCTTCCCCACCAGACCCCAACTCTCCCCGGTGCACACGACCCAGGGAGACGCCACCCGACCTGGGGCCTCGGCGTCCGGCTCGCCCCCCCCGAGGCCCGGAGAGGTGCCGTGTGACGTCTGCGCGGGGAGACGTCGAGCGGCCGTCAAGTCCTGCTTGGTGTGCCTGGAGTGTTACTGCGAGGCCCACCTGGATCCTCACTACCGGGATGCCGCTCTCTGGCGCCACCAGCTGGTGTCGGTGTGgaaggacctggaggaggccgTGTGCAGGGTGCACGGCAGGAGGCTGGACCGCTTCTGTCGGAGCGATCAGACCTGCGTCTGTGCCATGTGCGCTCGGGAAGACCACAGGGGGCATCGGGTGGTGTCCGTCGCCAAGGAAGCCGTGGGGAAAAAG gtaaATCTCAAGAGATCCATGTCGAGGGTTCATCAGGTGATCCAGGAGCACcagaagaaggtggaggagatcaAGCAGTCCCTGGAGGACGccagcaggggggggcaggtggccAGGAGACAGGGCGAGGGACTCGTCAAAGACCTGGAGCAGGAGGTCGCAGAGCTTCAGAGGAGAAGCACTGAACTggagcagctctcacacactgaggaccCCCTCCACCTTCTACAG AGATTTCCGTCgttttcctctcctccgcaCGTCAAGGACTGGTCTCTCTCCATCAAGTCTCTGTTTCAAGACCTGCGGGAGAAGCTAGAGATATCCTGA
- the si:dkey-46i9.6 gene encoding E3 ubiquitin-protein ligase TRIM7, which produces MASTGKLSEEQVHCSICLDVFTNPVSIPCGHNFCQSCILGYWRTSPLYQCPMCKKSFYKRPDISINTVLRDIAEQFKEIRVRNTEQQQQEEKEEKAMEEKKRKEEEEETLLKQQQEKLLQELKQRQEADQKKKALQQGSLVTPGEVRKGLQEDLPPLVPPPPPPSVPPSPTLDPTPDPSLEPALDPCLTLSPAPALDTASTSTSAPARPPPPVPAASPSPWGEVFCDVCLGERLTAVKSCLVCLTSYCEEHLRSHSARFTKHKLMEPVANLEDRMCPKHERLLELFCKKDQVCVCVLCTETDHRAHFTVPVEREWTEKKAHLRRTEMEVQQMIQDRLRKVEEIKHSVELNKSSAQREIEDSMAVFSELIRSLQRSQAELVLALEERQRQTESWAQGLITELEQEIAELNRRNTDLERLGRTDDHIHFLQSFPSLLTPPHTKDWSETSVNTEVCVGIIRRGVAKLEETLSEELEKLVDTELKRTLKYAVDLTLDPDTANPWLQLSEDRRQVRHLGSWQALPDNPERFDTVVIVFGHEGFSSGRHYWEVAVGDKDDWYLGVARASVNRKGRIAVSTAHGYWALAMKKGQGYRVSTAPPLLLTLDPKPKRVGVYVDYEEGQVSFYDVRARSHIYTFMDSFREKIFPFFYLYCSDKASDTMVICPVTEKTKLC; this is translated from the exons ATGGCCTCGACGGGTAAGCTGTCCGAGGAGCAGGTCCACTGCTCCATCTGCCTCGACGTCTTCACCAACCCCGTCTCCATCCCCTGCGGACACAACTTCTGCCAGAGCTGCATTCTGGGATACTGGAGGACAAGCCCCCTGTACCAGTGCCCCATGTGCAAGAAGAGCTTCTACAAGAGACCCGACATCAGCATCAACACGGTCCTGAGAGACATCGCCGAGCAGTTCAAGGAGATCCGCGTGAGGAACacggagcagcagcagcaggaggagaaggaggagaaggcgatggaggagaagaagaggaaggaggaggaggaggagacgttgTTGAAACAGCAGCAGGAGAAGCTCCTTCAGGAGCTCAAACAGAGGCAGGAGGCGGATCAGAAGAAGAAGGCGCTCCAGCAGGGGTCCCTGGTGACGCCAGGGGAGGTACGCAAAGGACTGCAGGAGGATCTGCCACCCCTggttcctccaccaccacccccatcgGTACCGCCATCTCCAACCCTGGACCCGACCCCGGACCCCAGCCTGGAACCAGCGCTGGACCCCTGCCTGACcctgtccccagccccagccctggacacagcctccacctccacctcagccCCTGCCCGGCCCCCACCCCCAGTCCCGGCCGCGTCGCCCAGTCCCTGGGGCGAGGTGTTCTGCGACGTGTGCCTGGGGGAGCGGCTGACGGCGGTCAAGTCCTGCCTGGTGTGTCTGACGTCGTACTGCGAGGAGCACCTTCGCTCCCACAGCGCCCGCTTCACCAAACACAAGCTGATGGAGCCCGTGGCCAACCTGGAGGACCGGATGTGTCCGAAGCACGAGAGGCTGCTGGAGCTGTTCTGTAAGAAGGAtcaggtgtgcgtgtgcgtgctctGCACCGAGACCGACCACAGGGCTCACTTCACCGTCCCCGTCGAGAGGGAATGGACAGAGAAGAAG GCCCACCTGAGGAGGACGGAGATGGAGGTGCAGCAGATGATCCAGGACAGGCtcaggaaggtggaggagatcaAACACTCGGTGGAGCTCAACAAA TCCAGTGCCCAAAGGGAGATTGAGGACAGCATGGCGGTGTTCTCTGAGCTGATCCGCTCCCTCCAGAGGAGCCAGGCTGAGCTGGTTCTGgccctggaggagaggcagaggcagacagagagctggGCCCAGGGCCTGATCACcgagctggagcaggagatcgCCGAGCTCAACAGGAGGAACACCGACCTGGAGCGCCTGGGACGCACTGACGACCACATCCACTTCCTGCAG AGTTTTCCGTCCCTGCTCACTCCTCCCCACACTAAGGACTGGTCTGAGACCAGCGTCAACACCGAGGTCTGCGTTGGCATCATCAGAAGGGGCGTGGCCAAGCTCGAAGAAACTCTGAGTGAAGAGTTAGAGAAACTGGTTGATACTG AGCTTAAAAGGACTCTCAAATATGCAG TGgacctgacccttgaccccgaCACCGCCAACCCTTGGTTGCAGCTGTCGGAGGACCGACGGCAGGTCCGGCACCTCGGGTCGTGGCAGGCCCTCCCCGACAACCCGGAGCGCTTCGACACCGTGGTCATTGTCTTCGGCCACGAGGGATTCTCCTCCGGCCGCCATTACTGGGAAGTTGCCGTGGGCGACAAGGACGACTGGTACCTGGGCGTGGCCAGAGCTTCCGTCAACAGGAAGGGGCGGATCGCCGTGAGCACCGCCCACGGTTATTGGGCCCTGGCGATGAAGAAGGGGCAGGGGTATCGGGTGTCGACAGCCCCGCCTCTGctactgacccttgaccccaaaCCCAAACGCGTGGGCGTGTATGTGGACTACGAGGAAGGGCAGGTGTCATTTTACGACGTGAGGGCCCGGAGTCACATTTACACATTCATGGATAGTTTCAGAGAGAAGATCTTCCCATTCTTTTACTTGTACTGCTCTGACAAGGCCTCGGATACCATGGTGATTTGTCCTGTCACTGAGAAGACCAAGCTATGCTGA
- the btr12 gene encoding LOW QUALITY PROTEIN: bloodthirsty-related gene family, member 12 (The sequence of the model RefSeq protein was modified relative to this genomic sequence to represent the inferred CDS: deleted 2 bases in 1 codon), with translation MQSVSSPGGRVLCEEQFQCSICLEVFVEPVSTPCGHSFCKACLQGYWNHSKKFQCPMCKKSYSRRPELSINRVLAEISEQFQGLTVAGGGGAGAASPGSTLTLVPEAAHGEPPPPPPAEGGEFARAGEVACDSCIGRKMRALKSCVSCPGSYCEAHLRQHKKVKSLMSHRLVAPTLHLEDKICKKHERLLEVYCRHDHVCLCTVCAQSCRKTHEVVSTDREWKKKMSHLGKMRAELKHLVKERTKKLEEVTQSIKVIKSGAQKELEESWQVYAELQRLVEQSQAELVEVISSRQREAERHAQELARGLENELGLLRRRASELDVLATAQDKVVFLQSYLNLAPSPEPSDWSAVNVDTDLYLGTLRSTVSTLIDRFQEELKRLFGKELRKVQSYASEVYLDPATAQRNLAVSDDGRQVRYEESRKASLNESSRCFSPALFVLATEGLASGRHYWEVEVGHKTAWTLGVARASARRKGEIKLSPDGGFWCLWLKSGEVKALASSRLTLHLAAQPSKVGVFLDYEGGQVSFYDVKTREHLFTFVDTFNESLFPIFSPCLAQEGKNAGPLVVSPVNLRPTVHSGKI, from the exons ATGCAAA gcgtCAGCTCCCCAGGGGGTCGCGTCCTCTGCGAGGAGCAGTTCCAGTGCTCCATCTGCCTGGAGGTGTTCGTGGAGCCCGTCTCCACGCCCTGCGGACACAGCTTCTGCAAGGCCTGCCTGCAGGGCTACTGGAACCACAGCAAGAAGTTCCAGTGCCCCATGTGCAAGAAGAGCTACTCCAGGCGCCCCGAGCTGAGCATCAACCGCGTCCTCGCCGAGATCTCCGAGCAGTTCCAGGGGCTGACGGTGGCGGGGGGAGGCGGGGCGGGGGCCGCCTCTCCCGGCTCCACCCTCACGCTGGTCCCGGAGGCGGCGCACGGGgaaccgccgccgccgccgccggcgGAGGGCGGGGAGTTTGCGCGGGCGGGGGAGGTGGCGTGCGACTCGTGCATcgggaggaagatgagggcgCTGAAGTCGTGCGTGAGCTGCCCCGGGTCGTACTGCGAGGCCCACCTCCGGCAGCACAAGAAG gtgAAGTCTCTGATGTCCCACCGGCTGGTGGCCCCCACCCTGCACCTGGAGGACAAGATCTGCAAGAAGCACGAGCGTCTCCTGGAGGTGTACTGCCGGCACGACCACGTCTGCCTCTGCACCGTCTGCGCCCAGTCCTGCCGCAAGACCCACGAGGTGGTCTCCACCGACCGCGAGTGGAAGAAGAAGATG agtCACCTGGGGAAGATGCGAGCGGAGCTGAAACACCTCGTCAAGGAGCGAACCAAAAAACTGGAGGAGGTCACGCAGTCCATCAAGGTCATCAAA agcGGCGCCCagaaagagctggaggagagctggCAGGTGTACGCGGAGCTCCAGCGGCTGGTGGAGCAGAGCCAGGCCGAGCTGGTGGAGGTGATCTCGTCCCGGCAGCGCGAGGCCGAGCGGCACGCCCAGGAGCTGGCCCGCGGCCTGGAGAACGAGCTGGGCCTGCTCCGGAGGAGGGCCAGCGAGCTGGACGTCCTC GCCACAGCACAGGACAAGGTCGTCTTCCTGCAG AGCTATCTCAACCTGGCGCCCTCCCCCGAGCCTTCTGATTGGTCGGCAGTGAACGTTGACACCGACCTCTACCTTGGCACCCTCCGCTCCACGGTCAGCACCCTGATCGACCGCTTCCAGGAGGAGCTCAAGAGACTGTTCGGGAAag AGCTGAGGAAGGTGCAGAGCTATGCAA gtgaggtGTACCTGGACCCGGCCACAGCCCAGCGGAACCTGGCGGTGTCCGACGACGGCCGCCAGGTGAGGTACGAGGAATCGCGCAAGGCCTCGCTCAACGAGAGCTCCCGCTGTTTCAGCCCCGCCCTGTTCGTGCTGGCCACCGAGGGCCTCGCTTCGGGCCGGCactactgggaggtggaggtgggccaCAAGACCGCCTGGACGCTGGGCGTGGCGCGGGCCTCCGCCCGCAGGAAGGGGGAGATCAAGCTGAGCCCGGACGGAGGGTTCTGGTGCCTGTGGCTGAAGAGCGGGGAGGTCAAGGCCCTAGCGTCCTCCAGGCTGACCCTCCACCTGGCCGCTCAGCCCAGCAAGGTGGGGGTGTTCCTGGACTACGAGGGAGGCCAGGTGTCCTTCTACGACGTCAAGACCAGGGAGCACCTGTTCACCTTCGTGGATACCTTCAACGAGAGCCTGTTTCCCATCTTCAGTCCCTGCCTCGCCCAGGAGGGGAAGAACGCCGGCCCTCTCGTCGTCAGTCCGGTCAACCTGAGACCCACCGTCCACTCAGGGAAAATCTGA
- the LOC134009895 gene encoding zinc finger protein RFP-like, with the protein MFCKTDKKFLCQVCCEAERKQHNVALLDIESRNQKISARKIIMEIQQMIQNKLQQMEEINQSVDVTKMNAKKVLETCDQVYTALINSIKKNQAKLIGEIMEKQKATQTRAERLIQDLEKEIVDLQRRSTELDHILHTEDHFLVLKRFSQSCHQPPPIKDWTTIHVGQEDFLSCVRNAVCEVEGFVRSQANQLSATELKRMQDFAVDITLDLNTAGPSVIISENGKQVRKSRKLRKVPNNPERFTKDVCVMAKQGFTSGRHYWEVEVGSKTEWNVGVATVSVNRKESIVATPDEGFFTIGLTGGNAYYASTQPVVSLIISDPLQIVGVFLDNDVGQVSFFNVKAKTHLFTYSVGKLTEKALPFFDPCCHNDGKDSFPLVIR; encoded by the exons ATGTTCTGTAAGACTGACAAGAAGTTTCTGTGTCAAGTGTGTTGTGAGGCAGAACGCAAACAACATAATGTTGCTCTTTTAGATATTGAGTCCAGAAATCAAAAG ATCTCCGCTAGGAAAATAATTATGGAGATACAACAGATGATCCAAAACAAGCTACAACAAATGGAGGAGATCAATCAATCAGTTGACGTGACTAAG ATGAATGCAAAGAAAGTGTTGGAAACATGTGACCAGGTCTACACTGCTCTCATCAACTCCATTAAAAAGAACCAGGCTAAACTCATTGGGGAGATAATGGAGAAACAGAAAGCAACACAGACAAGAGCTGAACGCCTCATCCAAGATCTGGAGAAGGAGATTGTGGACCTTCAGAGGAGAAGCACAGAGCTGGATCACATCTTACACACTGAGGACCACTTTCTTGTCCTAAAG AGATTCAGTCAAAGTTGTCACCAGCCACCACCAATTAAAGATTGGACGACGATCCATGTTGGCCAAGAGGATTTCTTGAGCTGTGTCAGAAatgctgtgtgtgaggtggagggtTTTGTTAGGAGTCAAGCTAATCAGCTTTCAGCCACTG AATTGAAAAGGATGCAGGATTTTGCAG TGGACATTACGCTAGATCTCAACACTGCAGGACCCAGTGTCATCATCTCTGAAAATGGAAAGCAAGTCAGGAAATCACGAAAGCTACGCAAGGTTCCAAATAACCCAGAGAGATTCACAAAGGATGTATGCGTCATGGCCAAACAGGGATTCACCTCAGGGAGGCATTACTGGGAAGTAGAAGTGGGGAGTAAAACAGAGTGGAATGTAGGAGTTGCGACTGTGTCTGTGAATAGAAAGGAATCTATTGTTGCCACACCTGACGAGGGTTTCTTCACCATTGGTCTTACAGGTGGTAATGCTTATTATGCCTCGACACAACCTGTAGTCTCATTAATCATTTCTGATCCTCTCCAAATAGTGGGTGTCTTCCTGGATAATGATGTGGGTCAAGTTTCCTTCTTCAATGTAAAGGCTAAGACTCATCTGTTCACTTACAGTGTGGGTAAACTCACAGAGAAGGCCCTGCCCTTTTTTGATCCATGTTGTCATAATGACGGTAAAGATAGCTTCCCCCTTGTTATAAGATGA
- the LOC134009731 gene encoding rho guanine nucleotide exchange factor 40-like has protein sequence MGSEAVEDCVQGALSSLYPPFESTAPPLLSQVFSVLESTYQHDSLRYLLDYFVPAKHLLHKLQQHACSQYLGCLFLHSGWPLCLGEKGGGAALPPWTGGSCAVPDFYLQVVPFSTRCPRLALKCLAPGGRNVQEILVPESQHSWCSPPSGSTASTRRGATREREVEGWTRVWSAPVTECFVYPGRTWCTPSSSTTPPTASPCPSSRPPPRPPPPPQQPPLFLGRLGGVLLRGTGHLVLGRGGLPGPTSRRAG, from the exons ATG ggctCAGAGGCAGTGGAGGACTGTGTACAGGGGGCGCTCTCATCCCTTTACCCCCCCTTTGAAAGtacagccccccctctcctctcacag GTGTTTTCCGTGTTGGAGTCGACCTATCAACATGACAGTCTGAGGTATCTGCTAGACTACTTTGTTCCTGCCAAGCACCTCCTACACAAGCTTCAgcagcatgcgtgt tctcagTACCTGGGCTGTCTGTTCCTGCACTCTGGCTGGCCCCTGTGTCTGGGTGAGAAAGGTGGTGGTGCAGCTCTCCCACCCTGGACTGGAGGCTCCTGCGCAGTACCCGACTTCTACCTGCAGGTGGTGCCCTTCTCCACGCGCTGCCCGCGCCTGGCCCTGAAGTGCCTGGCTCCCGGGGGGCGCAACGTGCAGGAGATCCTGGTGCCCGAGTCCCAGCACTCCTGGTGTTCACCTCCGAGTGGCTCCACTGCGTCAACAAGGAGAGGGGCtaccagagagagg gaggtggagggctggacACGTGTCTGGTCAGCACCAGTGACGGAGTGCTTCGTCTACCCTGGGAGGACGTGGTGTACCCCAAGTTCATCCACAACCCCTCCGACAGCCTCCCCATGTCCATCCAGCAGACCCCCTCCCcgaccaccacctccaccccagcaacctcccctcttcctcggGCGGCTGGGGGGGGTCCTCCTCCGGGGAACCGGACACCTGGTCCTGGGACGAGGAGGACTACCAGGACCTACCTCCAGACGGGCTGGATGA
- the LOC134010082 gene encoding mannose-binding protein C-like, producing MTLPRYVSILLTSQCTLYLIAGAQNQPEHSTLFIGGTPGTPGQNGAPGRDGRDGLPGIPGPKGEKGDNFELGSTTDCFDSCFWGHIYCVSVLRAPGFPGIPGPVGPQGPKGERGEPHSSVNDSSDNAHLLSEIQLLKSRMTRLEMASSFSLFQKGGDKYFFSNGFLASYDEGVKYCSDLGAAIAMPLDEVEDRPLNSKFLVGSDFAFLGANDRQVVGVFVDLAGQPLTYLNWHPNEPNSIGDEDCVAIIKSGKWVDLNCDRKIVIVCEI from the exons ATGACGCTGCCAAGGTATGTCAGCATTCTGCTGACATCACAGTGCACTCTGTACCTGATAGCTGGAGCACAGAACCAGCCTGAGCACAGCACCCTCTTCATTGGTGGAACCCCAGGGACCCCGGGTCAGAACGGGGCACCTGGCagagatgggagggatgggCTGCCTGGGATCCCGGGaccaaagggagagaaaggtgacAATTTTGAATTAGGATCAACAACTGACT gtttcGACTCTTGCTTCTGGGGTCACATCTACTGTGTCTCTGTGCTCAGGGCTCCTGGGTTTCCTGGGATTCCAGGACCTGTCGGCCCCCAGGGacctaaaggagagagaggagagccgcACA GTTCAGTGAACGACTCCAGTGACAACGCACATCTGCTTTCTGAGATCCAGCTGCTGAAGTCCAGAATGACCAGGCTTGAGATGG CTTCCAGCTTCAGCCTCTTCCAGAAAGGCGGCGACAAATACTTCTTCTCCAACGGCTTCTTGGCAAGTTACGATGAAGGAGTGAAGTACTGTAGCGACCTGGGCGCTGCGATAGCCATGCCGCTGGACGAGGTGGAAGACCGACCTCTCAACTCTAAGTTCTTGGTCGGCTCAGATTTCGCCTTCCTTGGAGCGAACGACAGACAAGTAGTGGGGGTTTTTGTGGATTTGGCTGGGCAGCCTCTTACATACCTTAACTGGCATCCTAATGAGCCTAACAGTATTGGTGATGAGGATTGTGTTGCCATTATCAAATCAGGGAAATGGGTTGACCTCAACTGTGATCGCAAAATTGTCATAGTTTGTGAAATATAA